Proteins from a genomic interval of Amycolatopsis sp. cg13:
- a CDS encoding tetratricopeptide repeat protein encodes MTGTAPGSGYVIAPSLVLTSAHVVDAAGERATVFFPGQRGVFTGVVAWRGTPGGSDDAALIEVDGAGWAPPLSGAVDWGRLVTHRPGAQCECGGVPDLVQRPDRAIDVLQLTGFINPGDRAVGERYVINLGSHPPAGRSPWGGMSGAAMICEGLVTGVVAAEPADRVHSALEAVPVFVLLREPAFAEIVARHSGTTSVTCDAVELRGLADPQARSSAGDSLMSPAGLLAPRRAVVPFHGREETLAKLDAWAKSEGPGAWLLHGPGGQGKTRLAHQFGASRVQDGWAVLWLDKDAPMRSLDVLAGVKPPTLVVVDYAEGRSQQLAALADVLARRRSSAPVKLLLIARATGAWWRELPSAGDAIRDVVDIAQVSALPALDGDSESCTQSYLEAVTAFGAAASRISGSDATAWSAAAAAIKERPFRGLKAETVLGVHMTALADLLDAIAESARPTADAQRGPEDRMLDHERGYWRIAALASGLSSFATPAMLDDIVAAATVVAPDGRDELDDLLARIPSVADLPLGQRETVRLWLLALYPIADNGKFEGLGPDRLAERLVGRLLLDRDRPCVLETLAASVSEEEAQAILTVTARAAGHAAFGSRVSAAATALCLRHSKFLLAAVDTATQVEDPTPLIDALTGFSEDLEADSSTLGILVFAFPEHSEVLADAAVAITAASVRRCREQSPKSSADDAYQAVMLQHHALRLNKIGRYDDSLSAITESVKIMRQLQKTRPDAPPTLLFPALNTLSSSLKGFGRFDEALDCIDESVRLQRGSLEGSAMTVSDARWYATSLADLGNILELVGKPEEAIDAINEATDIRRALAAYENSEDLADLASSLNSQSNILANLEQHSEALTAAQESVGIRRRLAESHPDAHSATLDMSLYGLASRLGDLGQHEQALEAITEAVEIERRLAERRPAVYAVRLAESLRLMSTFHHSLGRLAHGLACAAEAIDIQRRLAADGHWTRLSELADSLSSFASISRGLGQIDDELSARLEEIEVEQRLVEHDPVHLRSLVPALVGLSECRKERGQTEEALEAITGAVEGCRRLDFLETRARLELLADLLCDQANLLHDLGRYDAEASALSEAASIVRCAKRDGSPAHSEDLASRLLVLSDALSSAGRIEEAEVSASEAADVLRKLDEHQPGACTRDLATSLGIQALHLESLDRRQDSLDAIVEAVEALRRDRRTGTVDNLLYTGFLHLLAVRLAEFGRKDEAIAAINDAIDVEQETLREMCPENTDNITEYQRLLKKLRSAKP; translated from the coding sequence GTGACCGGGACGGCTCCCGGCTCCGGCTACGTGATCGCACCATCGCTCGTCTTGACCTCAGCGCATGTCGTGGACGCGGCGGGTGAGCGGGCGACCGTGTTCTTCCCCGGCCAGCGGGGAGTGTTCACCGGCGTGGTCGCGTGGCGTGGCACGCCGGGCGGCAGCGACGACGCGGCTTTGATCGAGGTCGACGGCGCCGGGTGGGCGCCGCCGCTGTCCGGCGCCGTCGATTGGGGCCGCCTGGTCACGCATCGGCCAGGAGCTCAGTGCGAGTGCGGCGGCGTCCCGGATCTTGTCCAGCGTCCTGACCGGGCAATCGACGTTCTGCAACTCACCGGATTCATCAATCCGGGCGACCGAGCGGTCGGTGAGCGGTACGTCATCAATCTCGGCTCTCATCCGCCGGCCGGAAGGTCGCCGTGGGGCGGGATGTCCGGCGCGGCGATGATCTGCGAAGGGCTGGTGACGGGTGTCGTCGCCGCCGAGCCGGCGGATCGTGTGCACTCCGCCCTGGAGGCGGTGCCCGTGTTCGTGCTGTTGCGAGAGCCGGCCTTCGCCGAGATCGTCGCTCGTCACTCGGGTACCACATCGGTGACGTGCGACGCCGTCGAGCTGCGCGGCTTGGCCGATCCGCAGGCACGGTCGTCGGCAGGCGATTCGCTGATGTCCCCTGCCGGGCTGCTGGCGCCTCGCCGGGCAGTGGTTCCCTTCCACGGCCGAGAGGAGACGCTCGCGAAGCTGGATGCTTGGGCGAAGAGCGAGGGCCCTGGCGCGTGGCTGCTGCACGGACCTGGCGGCCAAGGCAAGACGAGGCTGGCCCACCAGTTCGGAGCCAGCCGAGTCCAGGACGGCTGGGCCGTGCTGTGGCTCGACAAGGACGCACCGATGCGGTCTCTGGACGTGCTGGCCGGCGTCAAACCGCCAACCCTGGTCGTCGTCGACTACGCCGAAGGCCGAAGCCAGCAGTTGGCGGCCCTGGCAGACGTGCTGGCGCGGCGTCGATCCTCGGCTCCGGTCAAGCTGCTGCTGATCGCCCGCGCCACCGGCGCTTGGTGGCGCGAGTTGCCGTCGGCGGGCGACGCCATACGGGACGTAGTCGACATCGCACAGGTTTCCGCACTGCCCGCCCTGGACGGCGACAGCGAAAGTTGCACACAGAGCTATCTTGAAGCGGTCACCGCGTTCGGCGCAGCCGCATCCCGCATCAGCGGATCTGACGCAACCGCCTGGAGCGCCGCCGCGGCCGCGATCAAAGAGCGCCCCTTTCGCGGGTTGAAGGCGGAGACCGTCCTGGGTGTGCACATGACCGCACTCGCCGACCTTCTGGACGCGATCGCGGAATCGGCGCGGCCCACGGCGGACGCTCAGCGAGGCCCCGAAGACCGCATGCTTGATCACGAACGCGGCTACTGGCGGATCGCCGCCCTAGCCTCGGGATTGTCCTCGTTCGCCACACCGGCGATGCTCGACGACATCGTCGCTGCCGCGACTGTCGTCGCACCGGACGGCAGAGACGAGCTCGACGACCTTCTGGCGCGAATTCCATCCGTAGCCGACCTTCCGCTGGGACAGCGTGAGACCGTTCGGTTGTGGCTGCTCGCTCTATACCCCATAGCCGACAACGGGAAGTTCGAAGGCCTGGGGCCTGACAGGTTGGCTGAGCGACTGGTTGGCCGGCTCCTTCTCGACCGCGACCGCCCGTGCGTGCTCGAAACACTCGCGGCTTCGGTGTCCGAAGAAGAAGCGCAGGCCATACTCACGGTGACCGCACGGGCCGCCGGACATGCCGCATTCGGCTCGAGGGTTTCCGCGGCCGCGACCGCACTGTGCTTGCGCCACTCCAAATTCCTCCTAGCAGCTGTCGATACTGCTACGCAGGTCGAGGACCCGACGCCACTTATCGATGCTCTCACCGGATTCTCGGAAGACCTCGAGGCGGACAGTTCCACACTGGGTATCCTGGTCTTCGCTTTCCCTGAGCATAGCGAAGTGCTGGCGGATGCCGCTGTCGCTATCACTGCGGCGTCGGTGCGACGTTGCCGCGAACAGTCTCCCAAAAGCAGCGCTGACGACGCTTACCAGGCAGTGATGCTGCAACATCATGCATTGCGCCTCAACAAAATAGGTCGATACGACGACTCTCTCAGCGCAATCACCGAGTCTGTCAAAATCATGCGCCAACTACAGAAAACCCGCCCAGACGCGCCGCCCACCCTCCTTTTCCCTGCTCTCAACACGCTGTCCAGCAGCCTGAAGGGCTTTGGCCGATTCGACGAAGCATTGGATTGCATCGACGAATCGGTACGCCTTCAGCGCGGCAGCCTCGAAGGCAGCGCAATGACAGTTTCAGATGCCCGCTGGTATGCGACGAGCTTGGCGGACCTCGGCAATATTCTCGAGCTCGTCGGCAAGCCAGAAGAGGCAATTGACGCAATAAACGAGGCGACTGACATACGCAGAGCTCTGGCCGCCTATGAAAACAGTGAAGACCTCGCCGACCTCGCCAGCAGTCTCAATAGCCAGTCGAACATTTTGGCGAATTTGGAGCAGCATTCAGAAGCGCTGACCGCAGCCCAGGAATCTGTTGGCATCCGACGACGGCTTGCGGAATCGCATCCCGACGCTCACTCCGCCACCCTTGACATGTCCTTGTACGGCCTCGCGTCACGGCTGGGCGATCTGGGACAACACGAACAAGCGCTTGAGGCGATCACGGAGGCCGTAGAAATCGAACGCCGCCTTGCCGAGCGCCGTCCCGCGGTCTACGCGGTCCGTCTCGCGGAGAGCCTGCGCCTGATGTCGACCTTCCACCACAGCCTGGGCCGCCTTGCCCACGGACTTGCTTGCGCCGCAGAGGCAATTGACATCCAGCGGCGGCTCGCCGCGGACGGACACTGGACTCGCCTGTCCGAACTGGCGGACAGCTTGAGCAGTTTCGCGAGCATCTCCCGCGGCCTCGGGCAAATCGACGACGAACTCTCGGCTCGCCTCGAAGAGATCGAGGTCGAGCAGCGTCTGGTCGAACATGATCCGGTTCACCTGCGTTCACTGGTCCCGGCTTTAGTCGGCCTGTCTGAATGCCGAAAGGAGCGCGGCCAGACAGAGGAAGCACTCGAGGCGATCACCGGCGCGGTCGAGGGCTGCCGGCGACTCGACTTCCTCGAAACGAGAGCACGTTTGGAGCTGCTCGCCGATTTGCTGTGCGACCAAGCGAATCTTCTGCACGACCTTGGCAGGTACGATGCCGAGGCCTCAGCTCTATCAGAAGCGGCCAGCATCGTGCGCTGCGCGAAGCGGGACGGGTCACCAGCCCACTCCGAGGACCTCGCTTCAAGGTTGCTCGTGCTGTCTGACGCCTTGTCCAGCGCCGGCCGGATCGAGGAAGCGGAAGTCAGCGCGAGCGAAGCGGCCGATGTGCTGAGAAAGCTCGATGAGCACCAGCCGGGGGCATGTACGCGCGACCTCGCGACCAGCTTGGGAATACAAGCGCTCCACCTCGAGAGCTTGGACCGCAGACAGGACAGCCTCGACGCGATTGTCGAAGCGGTGGAAGCGCTGCGCCGAGACCGACGCACCGGCACGGTCGATAACCTCCTGTATACCGGGTTCCTCCATCTGCTCGCCGTCCGACTAGCAGAATTTGGCAGAAAAGACGAGGCGATCGCTGCGATTAACGATGCGATCGACGTCGAACAGGAAACGCTCCGCGAGATGTGCCCAGAAAATACCGATAATATTACCGAGTACCAACGCCTGCTTAAAAAGTTGCGCTCCGCAAAACCCTGA